In Marinibacterium anthonyi, the DNA window GGCGTGGACCCGGGGGCACAGTTCCGACGTCTTCATCACCACCGTGTTGCCACAGGCAAGCGGCGTCGCGATGGCGCGTACGCCCAGGATCACCGGTGCGTTCCAGGGCGCCATGGCCAGCACCACGCCTGCCGGCTGGCGGATCGCCATCGCCGTCGATCCGGGTCGGTTCGAGGGGATGATCTCGCCCTTGATCTGGGTGGTCAGCGAGGCCGCTTCGACCAGCATGTCGGAGGCCAGCATGACGTTGAACCGCGCCCAGGCCTCGGTCGCGCCGATTTCTTCCTTCATCGCCGCAACGATGTCGTTACCGCGTTTGGCGAGGTTTTCGGCGGCGGCCAGCAGCCTGCGGCGGCGTTCGCCCGGCGTGGTCACGGACCAGGTGGCAAAGGCGCCGGCCGCCGCATCGACGGCCCTGGCCACATCCGCCAGCGAGGCGGCGGCGGCTTCGGTCACCACGTCACCGGTCACCGGATTGGCCCGGGTAAAGCTGCGCCCGCCCTCGGCAGGGACATAGGCACCGTTGATATAAAGGTCGAGTTTGTGCATCCGGGGCTCCTGTTTACCTTGTCTCCGCGAGCGATCCGCCCAGGAAGGCGCGGATCACGGCAGGATCGGATCTGATCTGGTCGGCCGGCCCGGATCCCGAGATCCGGCCGACTTCCACGAGGTAGGCATAATCGGCGAGGTCGAGGGTCGCACGCGCGTTCTGCTCAACCATGAGGATGGTCAGCCCGGTGGCGCGGATGCCCGACAGCGCGGCAAAGACTTCCTTTACCACGATGGGCGCCAGGCCCAGCGAAGGTTCGTCCAGCAGCAGCAGATCCGGGTTCGACATCAGCGCGCGGCCGATGGCCACCATCTGCTGTTCACCCCCCGACATGGTGCCGGCGATCTGGCCGCGCCGTTGGGCCAGCTTTGGGAACAGGGCAAAGATTTCCCACAGGCGCGTTTCCTCGGTGTCGCGCGCGCGGGCGGGGATGGCGCCCAGGCGCAGGTTTTCCTCGACCGTGAAGCCGGGAAAGATGCCGCGGCCTTCGGGCACAAGGGCGATGCCTTCCTCGACCAGCTGATGCGGCGGCAGGGTCAGAAGCGACCGGCCGCGATAGCGGATGTCGCCGGACGCCGGTTTCACCCGGCCCCCGATGGCGCCCAGAAGCGAGGATTTGCCCGCCCCGTTGGCGCCCAGGATGGCGACCATCCGGCCCTTTTCGACGGTCAGCGACGCGCGGTCGAGCGCAACGTGTTTGCCGTAGGTGACGGTCAGGTCGCGAACCTCAAGCATCGGCTTCCTCCCCCAGGTAGGCGGCGATGACCCTGGGATCCGACAGCGCCGCATCGGTCGCCTCGTCGGCGATAAGCTTGCCCGAATTCATGACGACAACCCGGGGACACAGGGCGCGGACGGCGTCGATGATATGTTCCACCATCAGGATGGTCAGGCCGCTGTCGTGCAGCTTTTGGATCAGCGCGACACCTTCGGCCAGCTCGGTCGGGTTGAGCCCCGCAAGCCATTCGTCCAGCAACAGAACCTGTGGTTCGGCCGCCAAGGCGCGGGCCAGTTCCAGGCGTTTCTGGTCGATATAGGTGAGGTCCCCGGCATTGGCGCTGGCCCGGTGCGACAGGCCGACCATTTCCAGCGCCTCGCCCGCGACCTTGTCGGCGGCGTCCCCCCAATGGACATGGCGGCCGAAGACGGCTGTGATCATCACGTTCTCGGTCAGGCTCAGCGACGGCAGGATGCGCACCAGCTGGAAGGTCCGCGCGACACCGGCGCGGGCAATGCGGTCGGCGCGCAGGCCGGTCAGGGTCTGCCCGTCCAGCCGGATCGCGCCCGAGGTCGCGGGCAGGGCGCCCGAAACCAGGTTGATCAGCGTCGTCTTGCCCGACCCGTTCGGCCCCAGAAGGCCCACGATTTCGCCACGGTTCAGAGCAAACGACACGTCGTCCACCGCGCGCAGGCCGCCGAATTGCTTCACGGCATGGTCGATCTGAAGGAAGCTCATGCGCGGGCCTCCCTGCGGCGGGTGAACAGCCGTTCGCCTTCGGCCAGCAATCCGTTCGGCACCAGGAAGACGACGCCGATGAACAGAAGCCCCATGAAGATCGGGTAGGTGTCGGGGAAATGCGACGACAGCCATTCGAAGATCAGGAACAGCGGCACCGCGCCCAGGGCCGGCCCCCAAAGCCGGTTCGCCCCGCCCAGAAGCGCCATGATCACCGTCAGGAAGCTGACCGTCGGGTTGAAGACGATCGACGGTTCCACATAGACGTACCGCGGCGAGGTGATCGCCCCGGCCAGCGTCAGGATGACCGAGGACAGGACAAAGGCCACCAGCTTGACCCGGGCCAGGTTGATGCCGGAATGGGCGGCGACGGTTTCGTCATCGCCGATCACGCGCAGGGCCATGCCCAGGCGCGACCGGTGGATCCACGCGGTCAGCGCGATGGTCACCGCGCCCAACGCCAGCATCTGCCAGTAGATCTGTGCCGTGGTGACATCAAGGAAGATGTAGCGGCCCAGCGTGCCGGTGACGTTGACCTCGTACCAGGTGATCAGCTGGCGGACCAGTTCGGCCAGGCCGAAGCTGAAGATCACGAAATAGACGCCGCGCAGCCGCAGGGTCGACAGGCCCACGACCAGCGCCATCGCCGCGCCGATCAGGGCGGCGGTTGCCAGGACCAGCGGATAGGGCAGCACCTCGTTCAGGACGGCGACGGTATATGCGCCGGTGCCGTAAAAGGCGACGGTGGCCAGCGAAATGTACCGCGTCTGGCCGGAAAACAGCGCCCAGGCCGAGGCGAGCGTGACATAGGTGACGACGCCGATCAGCAGGCCAAGGCCGTAATCCGAGGTCATCATCGGCAGGACGGCCAGCAGCAGGAGGCCGATCAGGGGAAGGGCAACACGGATCATGAACGCGCTCCGAACAGGCCCTGGGGACGCCACAGAAGCACCAGAAGGAAGATGGCGAAGGTGGCGGCAAGTGTCAGGCCCGGGTCGATGGCGGTGGCCACGAAGGTTTCGATCAGGCCCAGGGCGAACCCGGCGGCCAAGGCGCCGGGCACGTTGCCGACGCCACCCATGATGACGATGACCAGCGCCTTCATGGTAAAGACGACACCGCCGGTGGCGGAAAACGTCTGGTACATGGAGATCGACGCGCCCGCGACAGCGGCCAGCGCGGTGCCCAGGGCAAAGCCCTGCCGGGCGACCCGGTTGGTATCGATCCCGACCAGCGGCGCCGATCCGGGGGTCAAGGCGACGGCGCGCATGATCAGGCCCCAGCGGGTCTTTTTCAGCGCGACGACCAATGCGCCGCCCACGACGACACAGATGCCGAAGGCGATCAGCCGGTTCAGCGCGACCGACACGCCAAACACGTTCACCCCCCGGTCGAGGTAGGAGATCGAGGTGAAGTTCGCTCCGAACAGCAGAAGCAGCACGCCCTGGATCAGGAACAGCAGCCCGAAAGTGGCGAGGATGCTGTCGATCTCCAGCCGCCCCGACGCGCCCGATCGGGCCACCAGCGGGCGCATCATCACCTGGTACAGAACCCAGCCCAGCCCGTATCCGGCCACCGCGATGGCGGGCAGGGACAGCAGCGGGGACAGGCCAACCCCCTGGAATAACGCGACAACCAGGAAGGCGGCCAGCAGGGTCAATTCTCCGTACGCCAGGTTCATGATCCGGGCGATGCCGTATTGCAGCGTCAGCCCCAGCGCCAGCAGCGCATAGGTACCGCCCAGCACGAGGCCAAGGATGAGCGTCGTCGTCAGCATGTCGAAACCTTGTCAGGGGCAGCCCGCGCCGTGGGGCGCGGGCCGACAGATTACCATTCGGGCTTGGGGATGACGGGGGCCGACGCGCCCGCCTTGTCCGACGGATTCACCGCGCGGAAGGAACCGCCCTGCCATTGCCCGACCCACCACAGGTCGCGCAGCTGGTTGTCCTCCAGCGTCACGTCGCCGACGACGGTCTGGAAGGTGCCCGTGGACAGCGCGTTGGCCAGTGCTTCGTGGTTCAGGCCGGCCCGTTCCACCGCCTGCGCCAGCATTTCCAGCGAGGCATAGGTGATGGCCGAGGCCCAGCTGTCCGGCGGGGTGCCGACGAATTCCGTGTGGCGGGCGAAATAGTCCTGGATCGCGGGGCTGTCGGCATCGACGCCGCCGATGGCCATGACGCCTTCGGCCTTGCCGTCGGCCACGCCCGGATAGATCGGGAAGGCGCCCCCGACCGAGATGTAGAAGACCTTGGGGTTGTAGTTCATCGACTGCGCCGTCTTGGTCATCCCGAAGGATCCCGGCGGGTAGGAAAACGCCACGAAACTGTCGGCGCCCGATCCCTGCGCCTCGCTCATGATCGCGGCGAAATCCGACGTGCCAAGGGGGTATGTCTTGTCATAGACCAGCTCGAAGCCCGCGTCTTCGAAGGCGGGTCGCGCGCTCTTGATCAGGTCGATGCCGAAGCCGTCGGCGACCGAAACGACCGCGACCTTGTCGTTGATCGTGCCGGCGTCGCGGGCCTTGGCCAGCACTTCCACCAGCCCGTTCGCGTAATCATGCCCGCCGCCCAGCAACCAGAAGCTGCGGTCCCAGCGCTTGGCGAATTCAGGCGCCTTGTCGGTCACCGCCGTGACGGCCAGCTGCGGATAACCGAATTTCGCCATCAGCGGCGCGATGGCCAGGTTCGAACCGGTCCCCCAGGGCGGCAGGATCAGGTCGACCTTGTCCTGCGACGCCAGCCGTTCGATCGACCGCACCAGGTCCTCGTTCGAGGACCGGTTGTCGTATTCCACGACCTCGATCATCTTCTGCGATCCGTCCGGCATCTTCAGCCCGCCGGCCTTGTTCACCGTGTCGACCCACAATTCGTAATTCGGGATCGTCGTGATCCCCGCGCCGGTCGCGTTCGGGCCGGTCCGCGCGACGGCATAGCCGATCGTCACCTTGTCCTGGGCGGCGGCCGCCCCGGCCTGAAGCCCCAGCACCATGGCGGCACCAGCCGAGAAAGCGCGCAAGGCTGCGCGCCGCGAAAATCCTGACATGTCGTCCTCCCTTGCGGCCCTCCTCTGGCCGCGTGTTGTCGCCCCGATGGCCGGTCGTGCGCCGGTCGCCGAAGCTGTGGGCCAAGGTAAACGCGGTTGCGCGGGGTTATAAATGCACTCACGGGGCGAATTCTTGTACGCGCGCTTGAGTTTCCCGTGGTTGCGCGCGGTCTGCCCGTGTAGTCTGCCCGTGTCATGCCGATCACCTACCGCAGCGCCCGCATCCGCCGTCCGACGCCCGGGCTGCACCGTATCCGCAGCCCGCTGTCGCGGATCGCCTATCAACTGCCGACGGGCGCGGCGCAGCTTCTGTGGCTGGAATACGGGACGGTGCGGCTGCGGTCCGGGACCGATCCAGGGGGTGAAGGGAACGGGCCGCGCCTGTTCTGGTGGGCGGATGGAGCCGGGCGCGAGATGGTGGCCGAGGCGGGCGCGCGGGGCACCTTGCTGTCGATCCCCGAGGTCGCGCTGACGCAGGCCTTGCCGACCTCGCCGATCAGCGACCAGATGCAGCGCACCTTGTCGCAGGACCTGGACCTGGCGGCGGACTCCGCGGGCCCGGTGGCGCGGCT includes these proteins:
- the livF_10 gene encoding LIV-I protein F — translated: MLEVRDLTVTYGKHVALDRASLTVEKGRMVAILGANGAGKSSLLGAIGGRVKPASGDIRYRGRSLLTLPPHQLVEEGIALVPEGRGIFPGFTVEENLRLGAIPARARDTEETRLWEIFALFPKLAQRRGQIAGTMSGGEQQMVAIGRALMSNPDLLLLDEPSLGLAPIVVKEVFAALSGIRATGLTILMVEQNARATLDLADYAYLVEVGRISGSGPADQIRSDPAVIRAFLGGSLAETR
- a CDS encoding leucine ABC transporter subunit substrate-binding protein LivK, with translation MSGFSRRAALRAFSAGAAMVLGLQAGAAAAQDKVTIGYAVARTGPNATGAGITTIPNYELWVDTVNKAGGLKMPDGSQKMIEVVEYDNRSSNEDLVRSIERLASQDKVDLILPPWGTGSNLAIAPLMAKFGYPQLAVTAVTDKAPEFAKRWDRSFWLLGGGHDYANGLVEVLAKARDAGTINDKVAVVSVADGFGIDLIKSARPAFEDAGFELVYDKTYPLGTSDFAAIMSEAQGSGADSFVAFSYPPGSFGMTKTAQSMNYNPKVFYISVGGAFPIYPGVADGKAEGVMAIGGVDADSPAIQDYFARHTEFVGTPPDSWASAITYASLEMLAQAVERAGLNHEALANALSTGTFQTVVGDVTLEDNQLRDLWWVGQWQGGSFRAVNPSDKAGASAPVIPKPEW
- the lptB_9 gene encoding Lipopolysaccharide export system ATP-binding protein LptB, with the protein product MSFLQIDHAVKQFGGLRAVDDVSFALNRGEIVGLLGPNGSGKTTLINLVSGALPATSGAIRLDGQTLTGLRADRIARAGVARTFQLVRILPSLSLTENVMITAVFGRHVHWGDAADKVAGEALEMVGLSHRASANAGDLTYIDQKRLELARALAAEPQVLLLDEWLAGLNPTELAEGVALIQKLHDSGLTILMVEHIIDAVRALCPRVVVMNSGKLIADEATDAALSDPRVIAAYLGEEADA
- the livH_10 gene encoding LIV-I protein H, with amino-acid sequence MLTTTLILGLVLGGTYALLALGLTLQYGIARIMNLAYGELTLLAAFLVVALFQGVGLSPLLSLPAIAVAGYGLGWVLYQVMMRPLVARSGASGRLEIDSILATFGLLFLIQGVLLLLFGANFTSISYLDRGVNVFGVSVALNRLIAFGICVVVGGALVVALKKTRWGLIMRAVALTPGSAPLVGIDTNRVARQGFALGTALAAVAGASISMYQTFSATGGVVFTMKALVIVIMGGVGNVPGALAAGFALGLIETFVATAIDPGLTLAATFAIFLLVLLWRPQGLFGARS
- a CDS encoding leucine/isoleucine/valine transporter permease subunit, which gives rise to MIRVALPLIGLLLLAVLPMMTSDYGLGLLIGVVTYVTLASAWALFSGQTRYISLATVAFYGTGAYTVAVLNEVLPYPLVLATAALIGAAMALVVGLSTLRLRGVYFVIFSFGLAELVRQLITWYEVNVTGTLGRYIFLDVTTAQIYWQMLALGAVTIALTAWIHRSRLGMALRVIGDDETVAAHSGINLARVKLVAFVLSSVILTLAGAITSPRYVYVEPSIVFNPTVSFLTVIMALLGGANRLWGPALGAVPLFLIFEWLSSHFPDTYPIFMGLLFIGVVFLVPNGLLAEGERLFTRRREARA